A window from Salvia miltiorrhiza cultivar Shanhuang (shh) chromosome 2, IMPLAD_Smil_shh, whole genome shotgun sequence encodes these proteins:
- the LOC131010674 gene encoding calcium-transporting ATPase 1, with the protein MASYLKDFSDVKPKNSSEEALQRWRKACWLVKNRKRRFRFTANLSKRFEVREIQKSNQEKLRVAVLVSQAALSFIKGISYSVPENVKGAGFEIDADELGSIVEGHNVRKLKVHGGVEGLVGKLSTSVTNGINNSEEALNRRREVYGINKFLESPAKGFWLFVWEALQDTTLMILAVCAVVSLIVGIATEGWPKGAHDGLGIVASILLVVFVTATSDYKQSLQFKDLDKEKKKITVQVTRNGYRQKISIFDLLAGDIVHLAIGDQVPADGLFVSGYSLLINESSLTGESEPVNVSAENPFLLSGTKVQDGSCKMLITTVGMRTQWGKLMATLSEGGDDETPLQVKLNGVATIIGKIGLFFAVITFAVLVQGLFSKKMIQGTLWSWSADEALEMLEYFAIAVTIVVVAVPEGLPLAVTLSLAFAMKKMMNDKALVRHLAACETMGSATTICSDKTGTLTTNHMTVVKACFCGKIKEINSSMKKSSFCSDIPDSVVTMIQKSIFNNTGGDIVLTEDGKIEVLGTPTEAALLEFGQFLGGDFKAERFASKIVKVEPFNSEKKRMGIVLELPGDCFQAHCKGASEIILSACDKTLNSDGEVVPLDEKSYNYLNDTIEKFANEALRTLCLAYKDIEGDYLAANPVSFEGYTLIGIVGIKDPVRPGVKESVAICRSAGIMVRMVTGDNINTAKAIARECGILTDDGLAIEGPEFRMKSDEELQKIIPKLQVMARSSPMDKHTLVRHLRSTFQEVVAVTGDGTNDAPALHEADIGLAMGIAGTEVAKESADVIILDDNFSTIVTVAKWGRSVYVNIQKFVQFQLTVNVVALIVNFSSACLTGQTPLTAVQLLWVNMIMDTLGALALATEPPTNDLMKRTPVGRKGNFISNAMWRNIFGQSIYQFVVIWYLQTAGKAVFHLHGDDSELILNTIIFNSFVFCQAFNEINSRDMEKINVFKGILNNYVFVGVLGSTVVFQAIIVEFLGTFANTHPLTWQQWLASILIGLLGMPIAAAIKMIPVGAR; encoded by the exons ATGGCAAGCTATTTGAAGGATTTCTCGGACGTCAAGCCGAAGAACTCGTCCGAGGAGGCGCTGCAGCGGTGGCGCAAAGCCTGCTGGCTGGTGAAGAATCGGAAGAGGAGGTTTCGCTTTACAGCTAATTTGTCCAAGCGTTTCGAAGTTCGCGAGATCCAGAAGTCCAATCAG GAGAAGCTTAGAGTTGCAGTGTTAGTTTCCCAAGCTGCACTTAGTTTTATTAAGG GTATAAGTTACAGTGTTCCCGAGAATGTCAAGGGAGCAGGTTTCGAAATAGATGCAGATGAATTAGGGTCCATTGTTGAAGGTCATAACGTAAGGAAGTTGAAAGTTCATGGTGGTGTTGAGGGCTTAGTAGGAAAGCTTTCAACTTCAGTTACTAATGGGATTAACAATTCTGAGGAGGCGCTTAATCGTAGAAGAGAAGTTTATGGAATTAATAAGTTTCTGGAGAGCCCGGCCAAGGGATTTTGGCTTTTTGTGTGGGAAGCCCTGCAAGATACTACCCTCATGATCCTTGCTGTTTGTGCTGTGGTCTCTCTGATTGTTGGCATTGCAACGGAGGGATGGCCAAAGGGTGCTCATGATGGACTTGGCATTGTAGCCAGTATACTTCTTGTTGTATTCGTCACTGCTACAAGTGACTATAAACAATCATTACAATTCAAAGATTTGgataaggaaaagaaaaagatcaCAGTTCAGGTTACTAGAAATGGGTACAGACAAAAGATTTCAATTTTTGATTTACTCGCAGGTGACATAGTTCATCTTGCTATTGGGGATCAGGTCCCGGCTGATGGACTCTTTGTTTCAGGTTATTCGTTGTTAATCAACGAGTCTAGTTTAACTGGAGAGAGTGAACCAGTAAATGTATCAGCTGAGAACCCCTTTCTTCTGTCTGGAACTAAAGTGCAGGATGGGTCGTGCAAAATGCTTATTACTACTGTTGGGATGAGAACTCAATGGGGAAAATTGATGGCTACTCTCTCTGAAGGTGGTGATGATGAGACCCCTTTGCAAGTTAAACTGAATGGAGTCGCAACCATAATTGGAAAAATAGGTCTCTTTTTTGCTGTTATCACCTTTGCTGTTCTCGTGCAAGGCCTGTTTAGCAAGAAGATGATTCAAGGTACCTTGTGGAGCTGGTCTGCCGATGAGGCACTGGAAATGCTAGAATACTTTGCTATTGCAGTTACTATCGTTGTGGTTGCTGTCCCTGAGGGGTTGCCTCTAGCTGTTACCTTGAGCCTTGCGTTTgccatgaagaagatgatgaacgACAAGGCACTCGTCCGTCATTTAGCAGCTTGTGAAACTATGGGATCCGCCACAACTATATGTAGTGACAAGACGGGGACTCTTACTACTAATCACATGACGGTTGTAAAAGCGTGCTTTTGtgggaaaataaaagaaattaatagctCTATGAAGAAATCTAGTTTCTGCTCAGACATTCCAGATTCTGTTGTTACAATGATTCAGAAGTCGATATTCAACAACACTGGAGGAGATATTGTTCTAACTGAAGACGGGAAAATCGAAGTCCTTGGCACACCCACTGAGGCTGCACTTCTGGAATTTGGCCAATTCCTTGGAGGAGATTTCAAAGCAGAGAGATTCGCATCAAAGATTGTCAAAGTCGAGCCATTTAATTCTGAAAAGAAGCGCATGGGTATAGTTCTGGAATTACCTGGTGATTGTTTTCAGGCACATTGCAAAGGTGCGTCTGAGATTATTTTGTCTGCCTGTGACAAGACCCTGAATTCAGATGGTGAGGTTGTTCCTCTAGATGAGAAATCATATAATTATCTGAATGACACGATCGAAAAATTTGCTAATGAAGCTCTGCGAACACTGTGCCTCGCGTATAAGGATATTGAAGGTGACTATTTGGCTGCAAATCCCGTTTCCTTTGAGGGTTACACTTTGATTGGAATTGTGGGCATCAAAGATCCAGTTCGTCCGGGAGTCAAGGAATCCGTTGCAATTTGTAGGTCAGCTGGAATTATGGTGCGAATGGTCACAGGAGACAACATTAACACAGCTAAGGCAATAGCTAGAGAATGTGGAATATTGACTGATGATGGCCTTGCAATTGAAGGCCCAGAGTTCCGAATGAAGAGTGACGAGGAATTGCAGAAGATCATCCCTAAACTACAG GTCATGGCTCGTTCTTCACCAATGGATAAGCATACCCTTGTCAGGCATCTGCGGTCCACATTTCAGGAGGTAGTTGCAGTGACTGGAGATGGGACAAATGATGCTCCGGCACTTCACGAAGCGGATATTGGTCTTGCAATGGGAATTGCTGGAACTGAG GTGGCTAAGGAGAGTGCTGATGTTATAATTTTAGATGACAATTTCTCCACCATTGTTACTGTTGCCAAATGGGGCCGCTCTGTTTATGTGAACATTCAAAAGTTCGTCCAATTTCAGCTCACGGTTAATGTGGTAGCACTGATCGTCAACTTTTCCTCAGCTTGCTTGACAG GCCAAACACCTCTCACTGCTGTCCAGCTTTTGTGGGTGAACATGATCATGGACACACTTGGAGCACTTGCACTAGCCACTGAGCCTCCCACCAACGACTTGATGAAGAGGACTCCAGTAGGAAGGAAAGGGAATTTCATCAGCAACGCCATGTGGAGGAACATCTTCGGGCAGTCTATTTACCAGTTTGTTGTCATTTGGTACCTTCAAACTGCTGGAAAGGCAGTGTTCCACCTCCATGGAGACGACTCAGAGTTGATTCTCAACACAATCATATTCAACTCATTCGTCTTCTGTCAG GCTTTCAATGAGATAAACTCCAGAGACATGGAGAAGATAAACGTCTTCAAAGGCATACTCAACAACTATGTCTTTGTCGGAGTACTGGGCTCCACAGTCGTCTTCCAAGCCATTATAGTCGAGTTCCTGGGCACGTTTGCAAACACACATCCTCTCACATGGCAGCAGTGGCTAGCGAGCATATTGATCGGGCTTCTGGGCATGCCTATTGCTGCTGCCATCAAAATGATCCCAGTTGGAGCAAGGTAA
- the LOC131009812 gene encoding transcription factor MYB98-like, with amino-acid sequence MELNCPYQILESNSQFRPSPQNCNIFPIQNLDTVSEKLNSNSEVSNKRPKQRHKKQKEKEKETCYKGPWTKSEDRKLRSLVKQYGYKKWATIAKHMAPRIGKQCRERWHNNLRPNISKSIVWSDEEEMMIIEGRKRFGNRWSRIARLIPGRSENDVKNQWNKTQRRLFSNKNIQRPKRLRGLYQSTVLENYIRKHFLNTTADAAAPPPPPIYKNNALIHTPPADPPLSVDDYQIDDCVPYFTFESAAIDGVTEASPLIDYAVAATFDEKVDEEINFLRSLFGGINV; translated from the exons ATGGAACTAAACTGCCCATATCAAATCCTCGAAAGCAATTCCCAATTTCGGCCCAGCCCTCAAAATTGCAACATTTTTCCCATCCAAAATTTAGACACAGTGAGTGAAAAGCTCAACTCGAATTCAGAAGTTTCAAACAAGAGACCCAAACAAAGGCACAAAAAAcaaaaggagaaagagaaagaaacaTGCTACAAAGGTCCTTGGACCAAATCTGAAGACAG AAAACTGAGGAGCTTGGTGAAACAGTATGGATACAAAAAATGGGCAACAATTGCCAAACACATGGCTCCAAGAATCGGGAAACAGTGTCGAGAGCGATGGCATAATAATCTTCGTCCTAATATCTCG AAAAGTATAGTTTGGAGTGATGAAGAAGAGATGATGATCATTGAAGGGCGCAAGAGATTCGGAAACAGATGGTCGCGGATAGCAAGATTGATTCCTGGCAGAAGTGAAAATGATGTGAAAAATCAATGGAATAAAACACAGAGAAGGCTGTTTTCCAATAAAAATATCCAGAGGCCTAAGAGGCTAAGAGGCCTCTATCAGTCCACAGTTCTCGAGAATTACATCAGGAAACATTTTCTCAACACCACCGCCGACGCTGCGGCGCCGCCACCACCTCCAATCTATAAAAACAATGCCCTAATTCATACTCCGCCGGCGGATCCTCCTCTTTCTGTTGATGATTATCAAATTGATGACTGCGTACCTTACTTCACATTTGAGAGCGCCGCCATTGACGGTGTGACCGAAGCTTCTCCGTTGATCGATTACGCGGTGGCGGCCACTTTTGATGAGAAGGTGGATGAGGAGATCAACTTCCTCAGAAGCCTCTTTGGCGGTATCAATGTGTAA